A part of Primulina eburnea isolate SZY01 chromosome 10, ASM2296580v1, whole genome shotgun sequence genomic DNA contains:
- the LOC140803796 gene encoding probable U3 small nucleolar RNA-associated protein 11, with product MLMKTQDIGYILQKLQTEKKKIERLNGMLHSLDNQSSSKHVYYADNREEAREVHQKVSEQGNPSAFKDLPKVILRKTDSSYRELEARKKR from the exons ATGTTGATGAAGACCCAAGACATTGGATATATTTTGCAGAAGCTTCAAACTGAAAAAAAG AAAATTGAAAGACTTAATGGTATGCTGCATTCTCTTGACAATCAGTCATCATCCAAACATGTTTATTATGCCGACAACAG GGAGGAGGCAAGAGAAGTCCACCAAAAAGTTTCAGAACAAGGGAACCCATCAGCTTTTAAAGACTTGCCTAAAGTTATTTTGAG GAAGACAGATTCTTCATATCGAGAGCTAGAGGCTAGAAAAAAACGGTGA